The proteins below are encoded in one region of Chrysemys picta bellii isolate R12L10 chromosome 4, ASM1138683v2, whole genome shotgun sequence:
- the LOC135982834 gene encoding tripartite motif-containing protein 72-like: MAAPINEMWPRNKATKTGPGDKVAPVKKEALTLDPDTAHPQLQILKDGKEVKCGTSTGNVSCGPRRFDTANCVVTKQSFSKGQHYWEVYVGLKPRWNLGVVSELAERRGKLIQMKSSQKGSAEVCTEGYWLIGYNKQKAGKPYWAFDTNPMAFDCSSHPEIIGVYLDYAGGEVTFYNADDPGNLTPLYSFYNADFRSAPVYPVFDPCWHDNGGNEQPLTIM, translated from the exons ATGGCCGCCCCG ATCAATGAAATGTGGCCAAGGAACAAAGCTACCAAGACTGGCCCCGGGGACAAAGTGGCACCAG TGAAGAAAGAGGCTCTAACCCTGGACCCAGACACGGCCCATCCCCAGCTGCAGATCTTGAAGGACGGGAAGGAGGTGAAATGTGGGACTTCCACAGGGAACGTCAGCTGTGGCCCAAGGAGATTCGACACGGCCAACTGCGTGGTGACCAAACAGAGCTTCAGCAAGGGGCAGCACTACTGGGAGGTGTACGTGGGCCTGAAGCCGCGCTGGAACCTGGGCGTCGTCTCGGAGTTAGCAGAGAGACGGGGCAAATTGATCCAGATGAAATCCTCACAGAAGGGGTCTGCTGAGGTCTGCACCGAGGGCTACTGGTTGATCGGCTACAACAAGCAGAAGGCCGGGAAGCCGTACTGGGCGTTTGACACCAACCCGATGGCCTTTGACTGTAGCTCCCACCCTGAGATCATCGGGGTCTATCTCGATTACGCGGGCGGGGAAGTGACCTTCTACAACGCCGATGACCCCGGTAATTTGACCCCCCTGTACTCCTTCTACAACGCTGACTTCAGGAGCGCCCCCGTCTACCCCGTCTTCGACCCCTGCTGGCACGACAACGGGGGCAACGAACAGCCCCTTACAATTATGTGA